In one window of Leptospira neocaledonica DNA:
- a CDS encoding FAD-dependent thymidylate synthase, giving the protein MDHQKPIVQLLDATREPFNLAIASARTCYSSKGILLPEDMIRTEKSLEIRDKVAKSTKKAGHLTTRQHPHFIFTLDKVSRQFVWSFLHSHPYYNSEQVSQRYVEVKKENYYIPPNLSDKQKEYYLEAVESASNAYFEFVELLHPFIQDEYFLVYKARANYPEKWQQPIKKKCLEVARYLLPLGTYTYLYHSVNGLTLHRYHRLMNSFDAPEEQRHVVEEMIEKVKEIDPLYVEEMDDPIPLEETAEYKFFKDFYQDGSLEYRPEAAKNFVREFDEDMDNRYSRLVSYSSNGPEVLASSVRAVLGLSKNSLNDEEAIRLVMDPSKNKHLTSTLNETTMSPLSRAMFNVHYSFKKRISHSADSQDQRHRMVPGSRPVLMSQYTGMPDYIVPKVVLKYPQLEETYRRRMDGIFKSLNRFIEAGGSPEHASYLLPNAFPVRFYESGDLLNLHHKWRARTCYNAQEEIFQASINELVDLTKVQPEIAKWIKAPCWIRLQGDIKPYCPEGDHYCGTQVWKRELDEYDRTL; this is encoded by the coding sequence ATGGACCACCAAAAACCGATTGTTCAACTTTTAGATGCGACTAGAGAACCTTTCAATCTAGCAATCGCGTCTGCTCGGACTTGCTATTCTTCTAAAGGAATTTTGCTTCCTGAGGATATGATCCGTACGGAAAAATCCCTGGAGATCAGGGACAAGGTGGCGAAATCCACAAAAAAAGCGGGCCACCTCACCACAAGACAACATCCTCATTTCATATTCACCCTGGATAAGGTGTCTCGTCAATTCGTCTGGTCCTTTTTACATTCTCATCCGTATTATAACTCGGAGCAGGTCAGCCAGAGATACGTAGAAGTTAAAAAAGAAAATTATTATATTCCACCGAATCTTTCAGATAAGCAGAAGGAATACTATTTAGAAGCCGTTGAATCTGCGTCTAACGCGTATTTTGAATTCGTGGAATTACTACATCCGTTCATCCAGGACGAATATTTCCTAGTGTATAAGGCCCGTGCGAATTATCCAGAAAAATGGCAGCAGCCAATCAAGAAGAAATGTCTGGAAGTGGCACGTTACCTTCTTCCTTTGGGAACTTACACTTATTTATACCATTCCGTAAACGGACTCACTCTACATAGATACCATCGTTTAATGAATTCTTTCGATGCTCCGGAAGAACAACGCCATGTGGTGGAAGAGATGATCGAAAAAGTAAAAGAGATCGATCCTCTTTATGTGGAAGAAATGGATGATCCGATCCCTCTGGAAGAAACTGCAGAATATAAATTTTTCAAAGACTTCTACCAAGACGGTTCTTTGGAATATAGACCGGAAGCCGCTAAAAATTTCGTAAGAGAATTCGACGAAGATATGGATAACCGTTATTCTAGATTGGTTTCCTATTCTTCCAATGGTCCTGAGGTTTTAGCTTCTTCTGTTCGTGCGGTTTTAGGTTTATCTAAAAATTCCCTAAACGACGAAGAAGCGATCCGACTCGTGATGGATCCTTCTAAAAACAAACATCTGACTTCTACTCTGAACGAGACTACGATGAGTCCTCTTTCCAGAGCGATGTTCAATGTACATTATTCTTTCAAAAAAAGGATCTCTCATTCTGCGGATAGCCAAGACCAAAGACATAGAATGGTGCCTGGCTCCCGCCCAGTGCTTATGAGCCAGTATACGGGAATGCCGGACTATATCGTTCCTAAAGTTGTATTAAAATATCCTCAATTAGAAGAAACTTATAGAAGAAGAATGGACGGCATTTTCAAAAGCCTGAACCGTTTTATCGAAGCCGGTGGATCTCCGGAACATGCTTCTTATCTACTTCCGAATGCATTCCCGGTCCGTTTTTATGAAAGTGGGGATCTATTAAATCTTCATCATAAATGGAGAGCAAGAACCTGCTATAATGCTCAGGAAGAAATTTTTCAGGCTTCTATCAATGAACTTGTGGATCTTACAAAGGTCCAACCTGAGATTGCAAAATGGATCAAGGCACCTTGCTGGATCCGTTTGCAAGGTGATATCAAACCTTATTGCCCGGAAGGGGATCATTATTGCGGGACTCAAGTTTGGAAAAGAGAATTGGACGAGTATGATAGGACTCTCTAG
- a CDS encoding aminopeptidase P N-terminal domain-containing protein, producing MDQNIFRKRIRNVQNLLKESEVLFIFAAPQKIRNRDVEYKFRQDSDYYYLTGIEEEDGVLVLRRDFSSHFALPKDKEKEIWTGIRLGKEEIKKRLELDQSFDLGEWDSKISDILTNQFTLYHFFGKDSKRDSELLELISSLNRRLREGKFGPQRWEIPNFLHEMRMFKSPEEIEKLKESSRITALGHERLFRETKVGMYEFELESILESEYLKHGAWGGGYGHIVAAGKNATILHYTTNRAKIGDNELILVDSGAEKDYYTADVTRVFPSGKKFTSEQRTIYQLVLDVQKQAILDTKQGVEFNAVHEKTVENLTSGLIDLGLLKGNLFELIEKGEYRRFYMHRTGHYLGMDVHDVGRYFENGKSKPMQNGLVVTVEPGLYFDPADETIPVGFRGIGVRIEDDVLVNGDNPVVLTSMIAKEVDEIEAMRA from the coding sequence ATGGACCAAAATATTTTTAGAAAACGGATCCGAAACGTTCAGAATCTTTTAAAAGAGTCGGAAGTCCTTTTCATCTTTGCTGCTCCTCAAAAAATCCGTAATAGAGATGTGGAGTATAAGTTCCGACAAGATTCGGATTATTATTATCTGACTGGAATTGAGGAAGAAGACGGTGTTTTGGTTTTACGTAGGGACTTCTCCTCTCATTTTGCACTTCCTAAAGATAAAGAAAAAGAAATTTGGACTGGCATTCGTCTAGGTAAAGAAGAAATCAAAAAAAGATTGGAGCTGGATCAAAGTTTTGATCTTGGAGAATGGGATTCTAAAATTTCGGATATTCTTACCAATCAATTTACTTTATATCATTTTTTTGGGAAGGATTCCAAAAGAGATTCAGAGTTACTCGAACTTATCAGCTCTTTGAATAGAAGGTTGAGAGAAGGTAAATTTGGTCCTCAAAGATGGGAGATCCCTAACTTTCTACATGAAATGAGAATGTTCAAATCTCCGGAAGAGATCGAAAAATTAAAAGAGTCTTCTAGGATCACTGCTCTCGGTCACGAAAGATTATTCAGAGAGACCAAGGTGGGAATGTACGAATTCGAATTAGAGTCCATTCTGGAATCTGAATATTTGAAACATGGAGCCTGGGGTGGAGGATACGGCCATATAGTCGCTGCGGGAAAAAATGCCACCATTCTTCATTATACCACTAATCGTGCAAAGATCGGCGATAATGAACTTATCTTAGTGGATAGCGGAGCGGAGAAGGATTATTATACGGCAGACGTTACTCGCGTTTTCCCATCCGGAAAAAAATTCACTTCGGAACAAAGAACAATTTACCAATTAGTTTTGGATGTGCAGAAACAAGCAATCTTGGACACGAAACAAGGTGTGGAATTTAATGCAGTCCATGAGAAGACTGTCGAAAATTTGACTTCAGGATTGATCGATCTTGGATTGTTAAAGGGAAATCTTTTCGAGCTGATAGAGAAGGGTGAATACCGCAGATTTTATATGCATAGGACAGGTCATTATCTGGGAATGGATGTGCATGATGTGGGTCGCTATTTTGAGAATGGGAAAAGTAAACCTATGCAGAACGGGCTCGTGGTAACCGTGGAACCTGGTCTTTATTTTGATCCTGCGGATGAAACTATTCCTGTAGGTTTTAGAGGGATCGGAGTTAGAATAGAAGATGATGTGTTGGTAAATGGAGACAATCCTGTCGTTCTAACATCTATGATAGCGAAAGAAGTGGATGAGATCGAGGCAATGAGGGCTTAA
- a CDS encoding TetR/AcrR family transcriptional regulator, with the protein MPKTGLKPEELQEKVLDAAEIEIRRNGVERLKLTDVARNLNLSHAALYKHFADKEALLDSISKRWLDRIDIALAEVSSKTSPLEERILEWLMTLHKMKREKVLSDPRIYTAFNNSAEKTRPFVKKHIQTMYEQLEAMVQEGIQKGLFFCNTPKEGARIIFEGTAAFHHPRLVFDNIEEDRIDFLKSVMETLLSGLKNKR; encoded by the coding sequence ATGCCTAAAACAGGTTTAAAGCCAGAAGAACTACAAGAAAAAGTGCTCGATGCCGCAGAGATTGAGATCAGAAGAAACGGTGTCGAGCGTTTGAAACTTACAGACGTGGCTAGAAATCTAAATCTTAGCCACGCTGCCTTATACAAACATTTTGCGGACAAAGAAGCGTTACTCGATTCCATTTCTAAAAGATGGTTGGATCGTATTGATATAGCTCTTGCAGAAGTTTCCTCGAAAACAAGTCCATTAGAAGAAAGAATTTTAGAGTGGCTCATGACTCTCCATAAAATGAAACGGGAGAAGGTCCTATCCGATCCAAGAATTTATACTGCATTCAATAATTCCGCAGAAAAGACAAGACCATTCGTTAAAAAACATATCCAAACAATGTATGAGCAACTTGAGGCTATGGTCCAAGAAGGAATACAAAAAGGATTATTTTTTTGTAATACTCCAAAAGAAGGCGCAAGGATCATTTTCGAAGGAACTGCCGCCTTTCATCACCCTCGTTTGGTCTTTGATAATATAGAAGAGGACCGGATCGATTTTTTAAAATCCGTTATGGAAACTCTTCTATCCGGTTTAAAGAATAAGAGATAG
- a CDS encoding PQQ-dependent sugar dehydrogenase: protein MEPVPKIQKIYVYTIFFLCTFFVECQKPSGASFPFLPLLSGCSEDRNPPCLKLTEIASGFDAPLFLVSPSGDTSRIFVLEQGGKVRLIKDGILLSSPFLDLGSAGLDIISFSGERGLLGLAFHPNYNSNGRFWVNYTRKADGDTVVAEYSRSSSDPDLASGSGSVLFTVEQPFSNHNGGMMTFDAGGYLLVGMGDGGGAGDPNNEAQNLESPLGKILRIDIDNYPTPPPGNRPATGFENPHIWDWGLRNPWRFSLDRGTGDLYIADVGQNNFEELNIEPANTGNINYGWRFTEGNHCYDPVLGCNTSGISFPKLEYNHFTGSSITGGYVYRGLNFPELNGRYFYGDFIAKRIWSILWDGTKVSERIEHTSEMGFSSNVSSFGEDTNGEIYIVDYGGKIFRIETR from the coding sequence ATGGAACCGGTTCCGAAAATCCAGAAGATCTATGTTTATACCATCTTCTTTCTTTGTACATTCTTTGTAGAATGCCAAAAGCCGAGTGGAGCGAGTTTCCCATTTCTTCCGTTATTGTCTGGATGTAGCGAAGATAGAAATCCTCCTTGTTTGAAGCTGACTGAAATTGCTTCCGGATTCGATGCTCCATTATTTCTTGTTTCTCCGTCAGGAGATACGAGTCGGATTTTTGTTTTGGAGCAAGGGGGGAAGGTCCGCTTGATCAAAGACGGCATTCTTCTTTCTTCTCCTTTTTTGGATTTGGGGTCGGCCGGTCTGGATATAATTTCCTTCTCCGGAGAAAGAGGTTTACTCGGCCTTGCATTCCATCCCAATTATAATTCGAACGGAAGATTTTGGGTGAATTATACTCGCAAGGCGGATGGGGATACGGTGGTAGCGGAATACTCTAGATCTTCCTCTGATCCTGATCTCGCGTCAGGTTCAGGTTCCGTATTATTTACGGTAGAACAACCATTCAGTAATCATAATGGAGGTATGATGACTTTCGATGCCGGGGGTTATCTTCTCGTTGGAATGGGAGATGGAGGAGGGGCAGGAGATCCGAATAATGAGGCTCAGAATTTAGAATCTCCTTTAGGAAAAATTTTAAGAATAGATATAGATAATTATCCGACTCCTCCTCCAGGAAATCGGCCGGCAACTGGATTCGAAAATCCTCATATATGGGACTGGGGACTTCGGAACCCTTGGAGATTCAGTTTAGATCGGGGGACAGGAGACCTATACATTGCGGATGTGGGACAAAACAATTTCGAGGAATTAAATATAGAACCGGCAAACACAGGGAATATTAATTACGGATGGAGGTTTACCGAAGGAAATCATTGTTACGATCCTGTTCTCGGATGTAATACTTCAGGGATCAGTTTTCCCAAATTAGAATATAATCATTTTACAGGAAGTTCTATCACTGGCGGCTATGTGTATAGAGGGTTAAACTTTCCCGAATTGAATGGAAGATATTTTTACGGTGACTTTATTGCAAAAAGGATATGGTCTATTCTTTGGGATGGAACAAAAGTAAGCGAACGTATAGAACATACTTCCGAAATGGGATTTTCTTCCAATGTATCTTCCTTTGGAGAAGATACAAATGGAGAGATCTACATAGTAGATTACGGAGGAAAAATTTTCAGAATAGAAACTAGATAA
- a CDS encoding M20 metallopeptidase family protein, producing MKTISPTRTEEMVRYRRFIHKHPELRYEEVGTADFVSKHLQSLGYTFQAGIAKTGIACLVDSGKPGKTLLVRADMDALPIFEENKTDYTSIHEGVMHACGHDAHTSVLMGLASELKENPSAIIPKGRVLLVFQPAEEGGQGADKMIEEGILEKYDVSAALALHVWNHIPVGKIGVVDGPMMAAVDEFQITVQGISGHGAMPQHTVDPILVGSHIVTALQSIVSRNTDPLDSCVVTVGAFHAGHAFNVISETAELKGTIRTFTKEMFDKAPELFKRVVENTASAFGAKAIIRYERTNAPTINHPEMANIVRKASDNILGQNSVTEEHAKTMGGEDFSAFLMKVPGCYFFVGSMNEEKGLTHPHHSSKFDIDETSLPIGLSVMKEAIRLYLETH from the coding sequence ATGAAAACAATCTCCCCCACAAGGACCGAAGAAATGGTCCGATACCGCAGATTCATTCACAAACATCCCGAGCTTAGATACGAAGAGGTTGGGACAGCGGATTTCGTCTCCAAACATCTTCAATCCTTAGGTTATACTTTCCAAGCCGGGATCGCGAAAACAGGAATTGCTTGTTTGGTAGATTCCGGAAAGCCGGGCAAAACTCTTTTGGTAAGAGCGGATATGGATGCCCTTCCTATCTTCGAAGAGAATAAGACGGATTATACTTCTATTCACGAAGGCGTCATGCACGCATGCGGTCATGACGCTCACACTTCCGTTTTAATGGGACTTGCTTCCGAACTAAAAGAAAATCCGAGCGCAATCATTCCAAAAGGAAGAGTCCTGTTGGTATTCCAACCCGCGGAAGAAGGCGGACAAGGCGCAGACAAAATGATAGAGGAAGGAATATTAGAAAAATACGATGTTTCTGCCGCATTGGCCCTTCATGTATGGAACCATATCCCTGTAGGGAAAATAGGTGTCGTAGACGGCCCAATGATGGCCGCTGTAGACGAATTCCAGATCACCGTTCAAGGGATTAGCGGTCATGGGGCAATGCCTCAACATACGGTGGATCCTATATTAGTAGGTTCTCATATAGTTACGGCTCTTCAAAGTATCGTTTCTAGGAATACCGACCCGCTTGATTCTTGCGTAGTTACGGTGGGTGCATTCCATGCAGGACATGCATTCAACGTAATTTCAGAAACTGCAGAACTAAAAGGTACGATCCGCACATTCACTAAAGAAATGTTCGATAAGGCGCCCGAGTTATTCAAAAGAGTCGTTGAAAATACCGCTTCTGCTTTTGGCGCAAAGGCAATCATTCGCTACGAAAGAACGAATGCTCCAACGATCAATCATCCTGAAATGGCAAATATCGTCCGAAAAGCATCTGATAATATTTTGGGCCAGAATTCGGTCACCGAAGAACATGCAAAGACCATGGGCGGAGAAGATTTCTCTGCATTTTTAATGAAGGTCCCTGGATGTTATTTCTTTGTAGGTTCCATGAATGAAGAGAAAGGACTAACACATCCACACCATAGTTCCAAATTTGATATAGACGAGACCTCTCTTCCGATAGGTTTGTCTGTGATGAAGGAAGCGATTCGACTTTATCTAGAAACTCACTGA
- a CDS encoding efflux RND transporter permease subunit, producing MIDKLIRISIKNRIFILILTACVTIIGFYNAYQLSIDAIPDITNVQVSVVTQSPGLSPVEVEQFITYPIEMELTGVPHVTEIRSISRTGVSSVTVIFKDGTDIYFARQLINERLRAAEAVIPKGYGSPELSPIATGLGDIYEFVLTSDRHNPEELRTYMEWELAREIKSIEGIIDVNIIGGEARQYQIKIDPQRLAVHNITLSQLCDKLETANQNTGGGYISKGAEQIVIRGESQFKTVDEIRNVAVQTERDGVPLLLGQIATVETGPALRFGLMTKDAKGEVVGATAMMLMGQNSLEVVKRVKEKVEILRARLPEGMKIVTFYDRSEFIGRTLGTIFTNLAEAAVLVIIVLIFALGTVKGALLVSLSIPIPMLAATIFMRMFGIVGNLMSLGALDFGLLVDGTIVMLESVLHGFILKQAFYEQQNSQEDRKLAAEQIITDSCVRVARAAAFSVGIILLVYLPLMTLEGVEGRMFKPMAMTVAISLAMALLFSLTTFPAAASILFQTPIFHHSKFWDRAEEIYMRLLDFGMANKKLFLRAGLGVFAVSLILGSTLGSEFLPRIDEGEFAIDIKRLPSTSINYSRDTNMEMEKVIAQFPEVTSVVSKMGRGESAAEPIGTEEGEAMVKLLPPKEWTTASSRDELMDKMKDAILKSVPSSTISLSQPIENRVNALLSGSKADVVIKIYGDDLQTLKDTAAKFADKIKKVPGAADLRVQRVLGLPLIQIKADRQKMARYGVAAEEILTTVESLRIGRKAGKVFEGFKRFDLVVRLQLDVSDLDKLENIPVMTSTGVTVPLGQVATIEFVEGPAAIYRESLKRRIMVEANVRGRDLVGFVNEAQKVTADIEKNLPDGYRTDWGGQFENFQRAKNRLMLVVPIALAIIFVMLIAAFGNIYYAAGVFIVVPLAVAGGIIGLVLRGLPFSIPAGVGFIAVSGIAVLNGVVYASTLKEELEKGITISKAVLTAGLHSLRPVMTTEIIAAVGFIPMAISTMAGAEVQRPLATVVIFGVIVATVLSRVLLPIVMEFLLNIYQDQERRKEARKRKLESEFQASRAQERIPETLEEVSWDSEEFQEEPEEVGHSKSKRSKNGLKKKK from the coding sequence ATGATAGATAAACTGATACGTATCTCCATTAAGAACAGGATTTTCATCCTGATACTCACTGCATGCGTGACCATTATAGGTTTTTATAACGCATATCAGCTTTCTATCGATGCGATTCCTGATATTACAAACGTTCAGGTTTCCGTGGTCACCCAATCTCCGGGTCTTTCTCCGGTAGAGGTGGAACAGTTTATCACCTACCCGATTGAGATGGAACTTACAGGCGTTCCTCACGTAACAGAGATCCGTTCTATTTCCAGAACGGGAGTGAGTAGTGTTACCGTTATTTTCAAGGATGGGACTGATATTTATTTTGCAAGACAGCTCATCAACGAAAGGTTGAGAGCGGCCGAGGCCGTGATCCCCAAAGGATATGGAAGCCCGGAACTTTCTCCTATCGCAACTGGTCTTGGGGACATTTACGAATTCGTTCTCACAAGTGATCGTCATAATCCGGAAGAACTCAGAACTTATATGGAATGGGAGCTTGCGAGAGAGATCAAATCCATCGAAGGGATTATCGACGTAAACATCATAGGCGGAGAAGCAAGACAGTATCAGATCAAGATAGATCCACAAAGATTAGCAGTTCATAATATTACATTATCCCAACTTTGTGATAAACTGGAAACCGCAAACCAAAACACAGGTGGTGGTTATATTTCCAAAGGTGCGGAACAAATCGTAATCCGTGGAGAAAGCCAGTTCAAAACCGTGGATGAGATCCGTAACGTAGCTGTCCAAACGGAAAGAGACGGAGTCCCCTTACTTTTAGGACAAATCGCTACGGTAGAAACAGGTCCGGCACTTCGTTTCGGACTTATGACCAAGGATGCCAAGGGAGAAGTTGTGGGCGCTACTGCAATGATGCTCATGGGCCAAAACTCTTTGGAAGTAGTAAAAAGGGTCAAAGAAAAGGTAGAAATCTTAAGGGCCAGACTTCCTGAAGGAATGAAAATTGTCACATTCTACGATCGTTCTGAATTTATCGGAAGAACATTAGGCACCATCTTCACGAACTTGGCAGAAGCTGCAGTACTTGTAATCATCGTTTTGATTTTTGCCTTGGGAACCGTAAAAGGTGCGCTCTTAGTTAGTTTATCGATTCCGATCCCTATGCTTGCAGCTACAATCTTCATGAGAATGTTCGGCATCGTAGGTAACTTAATGTCTCTCGGAGCCTTGGACTTCGGACTCTTGGTGGATGGAACCATCGTAATGTTGGAATCAGTCCTTCACGGTTTTATCTTAAAACAAGCCTTTTACGAACAACAAAATTCCCAAGAAGACAGAAAACTCGCAGCAGAACAGATCATCACGGATTCCTGCGTGAGAGTGGCAAGAGCTGCAGCCTTCTCTGTGGGAATTATCTTGTTGGTATACCTACCGCTCATGACCTTAGAAGGTGTAGAAGGTAGAATGTTTAAACCTATGGCGATGACGGTTGCAATCTCTTTGGCCATGGCGCTTCTATTCTCTCTCACCACCTTCCCTGCAGCGGCAAGTATCCTATTCCAAACACCGATATTCCATCATAGCAAGTTCTGGGATAGAGCAGAAGAAATTTATATGCGACTCCTCGATTTTGGTATGGCTAACAAAAAATTATTCTTAAGAGCTGGCCTAGGAGTATTTGCAGTTTCTCTAATATTAGGATCTACTTTAGGATCGGAGTTCCTTCCACGTATCGACGAGGGAGAATTCGCAATAGATATCAAAAGACTTCCTTCTACTTCCATCAATTATTCCAGAGATACGAATATGGAAATGGAGAAGGTAATCGCACAATTCCCGGAAGTCACAAGTGTAGTCAGTAAAATGGGTAGAGGTGAATCCGCGGCGGAACCGATCGGAACGGAAGAAGGAGAGGCCATGGTAAAACTCCTTCCCCCTAAAGAATGGACAACCGCCTCTTCCCGAGACGAACTCATGGACAAGATGAAGGATGCAATTTTAAAATCGGTTCCTTCGAGTACGATCTCACTTTCTCAACCGATCGAAAACAGGGTAAATGCACTCCTCTCCGGATCCAAAGCGGACGTAGTGATCAAAATTTACGGAGATGATCTTCAGACTTTAAAGGACACTGCAGCAAAATTCGCTGATAAAATTAAAAAGGTTCCGGGTGCCGCTGACTTAAGAGTACAAAGAGTTTTAGGACTTCCTTTAATTCAGATCAAAGCGGACCGACAAAAAATGGCACGTTACGGCGTGGCAGCAGAAGAAATTCTAACCACAGTAGAATCGTTACGAATCGGAAGAAAGGCAGGAAAAGTATTCGAAGGATTCAAACGGTTCGACTTAGTCGTTCGTTTACAATTAGATGTTTCGGATCTGGACAAACTCGAAAATATTCCCGTCATGACTTCGACTGGAGTTACAGTCCCTCTTGGCCAAGTGGCAACCATCGAATTTGTAGAAGGTCCCGCCGCAATTTATAGAGAATCCTTAAAACGTAGGATCATGGTAGAAGCAAACGTACGAGGAAGAGACTTAGTAGGTTTCGTAAACGAAGCACAGAAAGTAACTGCCGACATCGAAAAAAATCTTCCCGACGGTTATAGAACGGACTGGGGCGGCCAGTTCGAAAACTTCCAAAGAGCGAAGAATCGATTGATGCTCGTGGTCCCAATCGCACTCGCAATCATCTTCGTAATGTTAATCGCTGCATTCGGAAATATTTATTATGCAGCGGGAGTTTTTATAGTAGTACCACTCGCAGTTGCAGGAGGAATCATAGGCCTTGTACTTAGAGGTCTTCCTTTTAGTATTCCTGCAGGTGTTGGTTTCATCGCGGTAAGCGGTATTGCAGTATTAAACGGCGTGGTCTACGCCTCTACTCTCAAAGAAGAATTAGAAAAAGGGATCACTATCTCCAAGGCAGTATTAACTGCGGGACTTCATTCACTTCGTCCGGTAATGACAACAGAGATCATTGCTGCAGTAGGATTTATTCCGATGGCAATCTCCACAATGGCTGGGGCAGAAGTACAAAGACCTTTGGCAACCGTGGTGATTTTCGGAGTAATTGTTGCGACAGTTCTTTCCAGGGTACTTCTTCCAATCGTAATGGAATTCCTACTGAATATCTACCAAGACCAGGAACGAAGAAAAGAAGCTCGTAAAAGAAAATTAGAGTCCGAGTTCCAAGCTTCCAGGGCCCAAGAAAGAATTCCGGAAACTCTTGAGGAAGTCTCCTGGGATTCGGAAGAATTCCAAGAAGAACCGGAAGAAGTTGGACATTCGAAATCAAAACGTTCCAAGAACGGATTAAAGAAGAAAAAGTAA
- a CDS encoding aldo/keto reductase: MKLRKLGKNGPEVSQIGLGCMGMSDFYGTKETRSREESIATIHEALDSGINFLNTGDFYGTGHNELLISEALKGRKSKPLISVKFGGLRSPSGAFIGYDFRPNSVKNFAAHSLTRLGVDVIDIYQASRVDPEIPIEETVGAIADLIKEGYVRYLGLSEASPENLRRAHKVHPVTALEVEYSLATRVIEKELLQTARELGIGIVPYGIVGRGLLTGKIETALGVPDFRSNSPRFQGKNLEANLERVSLLQELAKKKGCTTAQLAIAWVLHRGEDIVPLIGSTRRASLRENLEALSVSLSPEELKTLDESFPEGAFQGDRYPSHLMQLVVK; the protein is encoded by the coding sequence ATGAAACTGAGAAAATTAGGCAAAAACGGTCCTGAAGTTTCCCAAATCGGCTTGGGTTGTATGGGGATGTCAGACTTTTACGGAACAAAAGAGACCAGAAGTAGGGAAGAATCCATTGCGACCATCCATGAAGCCCTGGATTCCGGGATCAATTTCCTGAATACGGGAGACTTCTATGGAACCGGGCATAACGAACTTTTGATCTCGGAAGCATTGAAGGGAAGAAAAAGTAAGCCCTTGATCAGTGTAAAATTCGGAGGACTACGCAGTCCATCCGGGGCATTCATCGGATACGATTTTAGGCCCAACTCTGTGAAAAACTTTGCGGCACATTCTCTCACGAGGCTCGGTGTGGACGTGATCGATATTTATCAGGCTTCTCGGGTCGATCCAGAAATCCCAATCGAGGAAACTGTAGGTGCGATTGCAGATCTGATCAAGGAAGGATATGTACGTTACCTAGGACTTTCGGAAGCTTCTCCTGAAAATTTGAGAAGGGCTCATAAGGTACATCCAGTCACCGCTTTAGAAGTGGAATATTCTTTGGCAACTCGTGTGATTGAGAAGGAGCTCCTACAAACTGCAAGAGAACTTGGTATTGGAATTGTTCCGTACGGAATTGTGGGACGAGGACTTCTGACAGGAAAGATAGAAACCGCTTTGGGTGTTCCTGATTTTAGATCTAATTCTCCTCGTTTCCAGGGAAAAAACCTTGAAGCGAATTTGGAGCGTGTGAGTCTGCTTCAAGAGCTTGCAAAGAAGAAGGGCTGCACTACTGCACAACTTGCTATCGCTTGGGTGCTTCATAGAGGGGAAGATATTGTTCCTCTAATCGGTTCCACAAGAAGAGCAAGTCTGAGGGAAAATTTAGAAGCTCTTTCGGTCAGTTTAAGTCCGGAAGAATTGAAAACCTTGGACGAATCTTTTCCGGAAGGAGCCTTCCAAGGAGATAGATACCCTTCTCATTTGATGCAACTCGTCGTTAAATGA